A genomic stretch from Bacteroidota bacterium includes:
- a CDS encoding DUF5606 domain-containing protein translates to MRIKDIVSIGGMAGLYKIDGQKPSGLIVTSLTEGWTKFVSNRQHMFSPLENISIYTDTDNVELADVLLEVNNKKETNPPADTKADNAVIREWFTQIVPNHDQEKVYISDIKKLIKWFDILDEHGVIAGEIAARKEEAENSESVDENNKEESVEESTEEEKSDK, encoded by the coding sequence ATGAGAATTAAAGATATTGTATCCATCGGCGGCATGGCAGGTTTATATAAAATTGATGGACAAAAACCAAGCGGATTAATAGTTACCTCATTAACAGAAGGCTGGACAAAATTTGTTTCTAATCGTCAGCACATGTTTTCTCCATTAGAAAATATTTCCATTTATACAGATACAGATAATGTTGAACTTGCGGATGTATTGCTGGAAGTAAATAATAAAAAAGAAACAAATCCACCGGCAGATACAAAAGCAGATAATGCTGTGATACGGGAATGGTTTACGCAAATAGTACCTAACCACGATCAGGAAAAAGTGTATATCAGCGATATTAAAAAATTGATTAAATGGTTTGATATTCTTGATGAGCACGGTGTAATTGCAGGCGAGATTGCAGCACGAAAAGAAGAAGCAGAAAATTCAGAATCAGTTGATGAAAACAATAAAGAAGAAAGTGTTGAAGAATCAACAGAAGAAGAAAAGTCTGATAAGTAA
- a CDS encoding T9SS type A sorting domain-containing protein translates to MSNKFIYSCIAILGFTILIISGFKIEGKPDGAPSGSTGSPGDNATCAQTDCHVGTAKPMDGLVVSNIPESGYLSSETYTITVTVNNPGGVRFGFQASPQNLEGDKMGEMIRTDELQTKFVGFKKYITHTLPGNSGVDSKSWSFEWTPVASEGDVTFYVAVNAANNDDEATGDSIYIDAITVLEDSTNIPLSVEQFVVNTIVILNNPVQDVLQLQLTAFSHAITLSVFNLQGNKVMEQYITNENIATAEVSNLPAGIYVLQCSDGNKIFTGKFVKL, encoded by the coding sequence ATGTCCAACAAATTTATTTATTCATGTATTGCAATACTTGGTTTTACAATTTTAATTATCAGTGGTTTTAAAATTGAAGGTAAACCGGATGGTGCGCCCTCAGGAAGCACAGGTTCACCTGGCGATAACGCCACTTGTGCGCAAACGGATTGTCATGTGGGCACTGCAAAACCAATGGATGGATTAGTTGTTTCTAATATTCCCGAATCCGGTTATCTCTCTTCAGAAACTTATACAATTACTGTTACCGTAAATAATCCGGGTGGCGTGCGATTTGGTTTTCAGGCATCACCACAAAATCTGGAAGGTGATAAAATGGGAGAGATGATTCGCACGGATGAATTGCAAACTAAGTTTGTAGGCTTTAAAAAATATATTACACATACCCTTCCTGGAAATAGTGGTGTGGATTCTAAATCATGGTCATTCGAATGGACTCCGGTAGCATCTGAAGGGGATGTAACTTTTTATGTAGCAGTGAATGCTGCAAATAATGATGATGAAGCAACAGGAGATTCTATTTATATTGATGCTATAACTGTGTTGGAAGATTCCACCAATATTCCATTATCTGTTGAGCAATTTGTGGTGAATACAATAGTGATTTTAAATAATCCGGTGCAGGATGTTTTGCAATTACAATTAACTGCATTCAGCCATGCGATTACATTATCTGTTTTTAATCTGCAAGGAAATAAAGTAATGGAACAGTATATAACAAATGAAAATATTGCAACTGCGGAGGTAAGTAATTTACCTGCCGGAATTTATGTATTGCAATGTAGTGATGGAAATAAAATCTTTACAGGAAAATTTGTAAAACTCTAA
- the bcp gene encoding thioredoxin-dependent thiol peroxidase: protein MTHLKVGKKAPAFSGLDQDENKFDLKSTLGKKVVLFFYPGDLTPTCTVEVCNLRDNFSQLKKAGYILIGISKGTVKNKKKFAEKHDLPFRLINDPDLKIANKYGVFGDKLFMGKTIQSIHRLTFIIDEEGKIAHIIHKVKSKEAAAQILEWEKNK, encoded by the coding sequence ATCACACATTTAAAAGTAGGAAAGAAAGCACCTGCATTTAGTGGATTGGATCAGGATGAAAATAAATTTGATTTAAAAAGTACGCTTGGTAAAAAAGTAGTTTTATTTTTTTACCCGGGAGATCTTACACCAACTTGTACAGTTGAAGTGTGTAATCTGCGTGATAATTTTTCCCAATTAAAAAAAGCAGGATATATTCTCATTGGTATTTCAAAAGGCACTGTAAAGAACAAAAAAAAATTTGCAGAAAAACATGATTTACCTTTCCGACTAATCAATGATCCTGATTTAAAAATCGCAAATAAATATGGTGTGTTTGGCGATAAATTATTTATGGGAAAAACAATTCAAAGTATTCATCGGCTCACTTTTATAATTGATGAAGAAGGTAAGATTGCACATATCATTCATAAAGTAAAATCGAAAGAAGCCGCTGCACAGATTTTAGAATGGGAGAAAAATAAATAG
- a CDS encoding TIGR00730 family Rossman fold protein, whose amino-acid sequence MSEKYRRKKIYKAKDWTEFSAQSSWRMFKIMAEFVEGFDRMDKIGPCISIYGSARTNPDNPYYKTAEKLAGRLVQEGFGIITGGGPGIMEASNKGAQSEDGKSVGLNIELPFEQSHNAYIDQDKLFNFNYFFVRKVMLVKYAQAFVFMPGGFGTLDELFEALTLIQTHKIERVPVVLIGKEYWNGLLEWIEKMMLNNEANISPEDMDLFFITDDIEEAVTHITQFYTTSQLRPNF is encoded by the coding sequence ATGAGCGAAAAATACAGACGTAAAAAAATATACAAAGCAAAGGACTGGACAGAATTCAGTGCACAATCTTCTTGGCGCATGTTTAAAATTATGGCTGAATTTGTTGAAGGATTTGATCGCATGGATAAAATTGGTCCGTGTATTTCTATATATGGTTCTGCTCGTACAAATCCTGATAATCCGTATTATAAGACGGCAGAAAAACTTGCCGGAAGATTAGTGCAGGAAGGGTTTGGTATAATAACTGGCGGCGGTCCGGGAATTATGGAAGCAAGTAATAAAGGTGCGCAAAGTGAAGACGGTAAATCAGTGGGATTAAATATTGAATTGCCTTTTGAACAATCGCATAATGCATATATTGATCAGGATAAACTCTTCAATTTCAATTATTTTTTTGTAAGGAAAGTAATGTTGGTGAAATATGCGCAGGCATTTGTTTTTATGCCCGGTGGTTTTGGTACGTTGGATGAATTGTTTGAAGCACTTACGTTAATTCAAACACATAAAATCGAACGAGTGCCGGTGGTATTGATAGGAAAAGAATATTGGAATGGATTGTTGGAATGGATTGAAAAAATGATGTTGAATAACGAAGCGAATATTAGTCCTGAAGACATGGATTTATTTTTTATAACCGATGATATTGAAGAAGCCGTAACTCATATAACACAGTTTTATACAACCTCGCAATTGCGACCAAATTTTTAA
- a CDS encoding sodium:solute symporter, with translation MSATVILIIIIVYFLFLFTISWYTSRKADQTAYFIGNRVSPWYAVAFGLIGDSLSGVTFVSVPGAVEATQFSYMQIVFGYVLGYVVIAQVLLPLYYRMNLTSIYTYLGERLGLASQKTGSFYFILSRLIGAAFRLYISAMVLQLFIFDAWGVSFAVTVTIIIILILLYTYKGGIKTLVWTDTMQSSFLLLGVIFSIVAISNAMDLNFTGIVTTVRNSEYARIFFWDWHEKNFFFKQFFSGALIAIVMTGLDQNMMQKNLSIRTLPEAQKNIRWFSVVLVFVNLFFVALGALLFEYAKAQQIAIPEHTDQLFPLLALEHLGMFAAIVFVLGITAATFSSADSVLTTLTTSFYIDILGKSTEAEHESKSNRTTRHIIHIAFAILLLAVIIVFQRINNDTVINAVFTVAGYTYGPLLGLFAFGILTKRNVRDRWVPFACLLPPVLSYFLNAHSVEWLNGYKFGYELLLMNGIITFVLLYLLSINKSTYHERKIQT, from the coding sequence ATGTCGGCAACAGTTATTTTAATCATCATCATTGTTTATTTTTTATTTCTGTTTACCATTTCCTGGTACACCTCCCGCAAAGCAGATCAAACCGCATACTTTATTGGCAATCGTGTATCACCGTGGTATGCCGTTGCTTTTGGATTAATTGGTGATTCACTTTCCGGGGTTACATTTGTTTCTGTTCCCGGTGCGGTGGAGGCAACACAGTTTTCCTACATGCAAATTGTGTTTGGATATGTGTTGGGTTATGTAGTAATTGCACAAGTATTATTGCCTTTGTATTACCGCATGAATCTTACTTCTATTTATACTTATCTCGGTGAACGATTAGGTTTAGCATCACAGAAAACAGGATCGTTTTATTTTATTCTTTCACGATTAATTGGTGCTGCATTTCGTTTATATATTTCCGCAATGGTTTTGCAATTATTTATTTTCGATGCATGGGGTGTTTCATTTGCAGTTACTGTTACCATTATCATCATACTCATTTTACTTTACACTTATAAAGGAGGAATTAAAACATTGGTGTGGACAGATACTATGCAGTCTTCGTTTTTATTGTTAGGTGTAATTTTTTCTATCGTTGCCATTTCAAATGCAATGGATTTAAATTTCACAGGAATAGTTACTACGGTACGCAACAGTGAATATGCCCGCATCTTTTTCTGGGACTGGCACGAAAAGAATTTCTTCTTTAAACAATTTTTCAGCGGTGCATTAATAGCAATTGTTATGACGGGTTTAGATCAAAACATGATGCAGAAAAATTTAAGTATCCGCACATTACCCGAAGCACAAAAAAACATCAGATGGTTTAGTGTGGTATTGGTATTTGTGAATTTATTTTTTGTTGCTCTTGGTGCATTATTATTTGAATATGCAAAAGCACAACAGATAGCAATACCCGAACACACTGATCAATTATTTCCATTATTAGCATTAGAACATCTCGGTATGTTTGCAGCAATAGTGTTTGTATTGGGAATTACAGCCGCAACATTTTCAAGTGCTGATTCAGTGCTTACCACACTCACTACTTCTTTTTATATTGATATACTCGGTAAGAGTACTGAAGCAGAACATGAATCGAAATCTAATAGAACAACCCGACATATTATTCATATTGCATTTGCCATTTTATTGTTGGCGGTAATTATTGTTTTTCAGCGCATCAATAATGATACAGTTATCAATGCAGTATTTACAGTTGCAGGATATACTTATGGTCCGCTGTTGGGATTATTTGCATTTGGTATTCTCACCAAACGCAATGTAAGAGATCGCTGGGTTCCATTCGCTTGTTTGCTTCCACCGGTGCTTAGTTATTTCCTGAATGCACATTCTGTAGAATGGTTGAATGGTTATAAATTTGGTTATGAACTGTTGTTGATGAACGGCATCATCACATTTGTTTTATTGTATTTACTTTCAATAAATAAATCTACTTATCATGAGCGAAAAATACAGACGTAA
- a CDS encoding NAD+ synthase — MKIALAQINTHIGNFDFNFSKIAENITTAEQQGADIIVFPELAVCGYPPRDFLDFDDFIDKCYAVIEQIKSLTENIAVIVGSPSRNPQIEGKDLFNSAFFIYQNKVQDVIHKALLPTYDIFDEYRHFEPNTEFHCITFQGKKIALTICEDLWNVGNENPMYRSCPMDILTHEKPDVMINISASPFDYLHAQGRLDVLRENVQRYKVPLFYVNHSGAQTDLIFDGGSVVMNVQGKVFSEMIFFKEAMQVFDLEKVIASGIDLKENLQTKEKIPMIYEALVTGVRNYFEKLNFNKAIFGLSGGMDSALVAVIAAEALGNENVKGVLMPSPYSSKHSVDDALQLAKNLKIAYEIIPIQNMYDTFLKELTPSFLGKPFDVTEENLQARIRGMILMALSNKHGYILLNTTNKSEAAVGYGTLYGDLCGGLAVLADVYKTEVYAIANYINRTKEIIPFNIIHKAPSAELKHDQTDQDTLPPYEVLDNILFQYIEKSKSPDDIIAMGFDASIVKRTLKMVNSSEWKRYQFAPVLRVSPKAFGMGRRMPIEGKYLS; from the coding sequence ATGAAAATAGCATTAGCACAAATCAATACACATATCGGTAATTTCGATTTTAATTTTTCGAAAATTGCTGAAAATATTACAACAGCAGAACAGCAAGGAGCAGACATCATTGTATTTCCTGAACTGGCAGTTTGTGGTTATCCGCCAAGAGATTTTTTAGACTTTGATGATTTTATTGATAAGTGTTATGCAGTGATTGAACAGATAAAATCATTAACGGAAAATATTGCGGTTATCGTTGGCAGTCCTTCACGAAATCCACAAATTGAAGGAAAAGATTTATTTAATTCTGCTTTTTTTATATATCAAAATAAAGTGCAGGATGTAATTCATAAAGCACTGTTGCCAACGTATGATATTTTTGATGAGTATCGTCATTTTGAGCCAAATACAGAATTTCATTGTATAACATTTCAAGGGAAAAAAATTGCGCTTACCATATGTGAAGATTTGTGGAATGTAGGAAATGAAAATCCGATGTATCGCAGTTGTCCGATGGATATATTAACGCATGAGAAACCGGATGTAATGATAAATATTTCTGCATCACCATTTGATTATTTACATGCGCAGGGAAGATTAGATGTGTTGCGGGAAAATGTGCAGCGATATAAAGTGCCGTTGTTTTATGTAAATCATAGTGGAGCTCAAACGGATTTAATATTTGATGGAGGAAGTGTGGTTATGAATGTGCAGGGAAAAGTGTTTTCGGAAATGATTTTTTTTAAAGAGGCGATGCAGGTATTTGATTTGGAAAAAGTAATTGCAAGTGGAATTGATTTAAAAGAAAATTTGCAAACGAAAGAAAAAATTCCAATGATCTATGAAGCATTGGTTACTGGTGTGCGGAATTACTTTGAAAAGCTGAATTTCAATAAAGCAATTTTTGGTTTATCCGGCGGAATGGATTCTGCCTTGGTTGCAGTTATTGCTGCCGAAGCATTGGGGAATGAAAATGTAAAGGGAGTATTAATGCCTTCACCCTATTCATCAAAACACAGTGTGGATGATGCGTTGCAATTAGCCAAGAATTTAAAAATAGCGTATGAAATAATTCCTATTCAAAACATGTACGATACATTTTTAAAAGAACTTACTCCATCCTTTTTAGGAAAACCCTTTGATGTAACAGAAGAAAATTTACAAGCAAGAATTCGTGGAATGATACTGATGGCGTTAAGTAATAAGCATGGTTATATTTTATTAAACACAACAAATAAAAGTGAAGCTGCGGTGGGTTACGGAACATTATATGGTGACTTGTGTGGCGGACTTGCAGTGTTGGCAGATGTATATAAAACAGAAGTGTATGCAATTGCAAACTATATTAATCGCACTAAAGAAATTATTCCTTTCAACATTATTCATAAAGCACCGAGTGCAGAATTAAAGCACGATCAAACAGATCAGGATACATTGCCACCCTATGAAGTGTTGGATAATATTTTATTTCAATACATAGAAAAAAGTAAAAGCCCGGATGATATTATTGCAATGGGTTTTGATGCAAGCATTGTAAAACGCACTTTAAAAATGGTGAACAGCAGCGAATGGAAACGCTATCAGTTTGCACCTGTATTACGAGTTTCTCCAAAAGCATTTGGTATGGGCAGACGCATGCCGATAGAAGGAAAATATTTGTCTTGA
- a CDS encoding PorT family protein yields MKKIVVILFISLLTGYSVTAQNFRFGLTASPLISWFGISGDDLKSDGVKIGFQYGLLFEGNLGPGDNYVFSSGLIINSAGGFLKKEDSLNVIYSTIRSGYIEIPLAIKLRTNEVNYMRYYGQFGLTPGINIKARLDQEDANGNDLYTDYNLKDETLTGDKWNLFNLSLTLGLGAEYSMTETTVLTAGVFFQNGFVNVFENSMTSENIQLKQFGVRLGVLF; encoded by the coding sequence ATGAAAAAAATTGTTGTAATACTTTTTATCAGTTTACTCACAGGGTATTCTGTTACTGCACAAAATTTCCGTTTTGGACTTACTGCTTCACCGCTTATTTCATGGTTTGGCATTAGTGGTGATGACCTTAAAAGTGATGGCGTAAAAATAGGATTTCAATATGGATTATTGTTTGAAGGAAATTTAGGCCCGGGTGATAACTATGTGTTTTCATCAGGTTTAATTATTAATTCAGCAGGGGGGTTTCTAAAAAAGGAAGATTCGTTAAATGTAATTTACTCAACAATTCGAAGTGGCTATATTGAAATTCCTCTTGCAATTAAGCTACGTACCAATGAAGTAAATTATATGCGCTATTATGGTCAATTTGGACTAACACCAGGTATTAATATTAAAGCTCGTTTGGATCAGGAGGATGCCAATGGGAATGATTTATATACTGATTATAATTTAAAAGATGAAACTCTGACAGGAGATAAATGGAATTTGTTTAACCTCAGTCTTACTCTTGGACTTGGTGCAGAATATTCAATGACTGAAACTACGGTGTTGACAGCAGGTGTATTTTTTCAGAATGGTTTTGTAAATGTATTTGAGAATAGTATGACAAGTGAAAATATTCAGTTAAAGCAATTTGGTGTACGCCTTGGTGTTTTATTTTAA
- the apaG gene encoding Co2+/Mg2+ efflux protein ApaG: MVTDITNGVKVSVETFYQAGYSNSLNREHMFAYRITIENKGTQAVKLISRHWFIYDAIHEHREVEGEGVVGEQPEILPGGMHQYVSGCNLKSPMGKMHGTYLMEGQSDNSLFEVRIPVFHLAADFLLN; encoded by the coding sequence ATGGTTACCGATATTACAAATGGCGTAAAAGTGAGTGTTGAAACTTTTTATCAGGCGGGTTATTCTAACTCGCTGAATAGAGAACATATGTTTGCGTATCGCATTACTATCGAGAATAAAGGCACTCAAGCTGTAAAACTTATTTCACGACATTGGTTTATTTACGATGCCATACATGAACATCGTGAAGTAGAAGGTGAAGGAGTTGTTGGTGAGCAACCAGAAATTTTACCCGGTGGTATGCATCAATATGTTTCCGGTTGTAATTTAAAATCACCAATGGGAAAAATGCACGGTACTTATTTAATGGAAGGTCAGTCGGATAATTCTTTATTTGAAGTGCGCATTCCTGTTTTCCATCTCGCCGCAGATTTTTTACTTAATTGA
- the gmk gene encoding guanylate kinase produces the protein MSKQGKLVIITAPSGAGKTTIGKYLLEQLPQLKFSVSATTRAARENEKEGVDYYFMSAEEFDLHIQQNDFLEWEEVYPGRRYGTLRSEALRLWNEGKHVVFDIDVLGAIRLQAQFPEKTLSVFIAPPSLEILRERLTLRNTETPENLAIRLQRAEMEMQHMYKFDEVVINDDLQKAKQHALEIVSNFLAS, from the coding sequence GTGAGCAAGCAAGGTAAACTTGTAATAATTACAGCGCCATCCGGTGCAGGAAAAACCACGATAGGAAAATATTTGCTGGAACAATTACCGCAACTAAAATTTTCTGTTTCTGCAACAACAAGAGCTGCCAGAGAAAATGAAAAAGAAGGTGTGGATTATTATTTTATGTCGGCGGAAGAATTCGATTTGCATATTCAACAAAATGATTTTTTAGAATGGGAAGAAGTGTATCCCGGCAGACGTTACGGCACATTGCGCAGTGAAGCATTACGTTTATGGAATGAAGGAAAACATGTGGTGTTTGATATAGACGTACTTGGCGCAATACGATTGCAAGCACAATTTCCTGAAAAAACTTTATCCGTTTTTATTGCACCGCCATCACTTGAAATTTTGCGTGAGCGTTTAACTCTCCGCAACACAGAAACTCCGGAAAATCTGGCTATTCGTTTACAACGTGCAGAAATGGAAATGCAACATATGTATAAGTTTGATGAAGTAGTTATTAATGATGATTTGCAAAAAGCAAAACAACACGCATTAGAAATTGTGTCAAATTTTTTGGCTTCCTAA
- a CDS encoding YicC family protein — translation MILSMTGYGRVTFELNGKNTVIELRALNSKVFDMNLRLPTILREHEMDIRNIISREIVRGKIDCIIAYEQFDDQKNGELNSVIIKDYYKQLKQLASELNADETKIFELIFRLPNVITSTKEELTEKQWKQIEKLVEDACNAVQNFRTTEGEQLKVDLHKRNKLICEILAEIEVLDPERVVTFKNSLMTDLRSSQAAEQVDINRFEQEVIYYLEKMDITEEITRLRSHCDYFEEVLKEAVTEKGKKLGFITQEMGREINTIGSKAYHAEMQKCVVRMKDELEKIKEQLNNVL, via the coding sequence ATGATTTTATCAATGACCGGTTACGGCCGTGTAACGTTTGAACTGAATGGCAAAAATACAGTGATTGAATTGCGGGCACTTAATAGTAAAGTGTTTGATATGAATCTGCGATTGCCCACTATTTTAAGAGAACATGAAATGGATATTCGCAATATTATTAGCCGTGAAATTGTACGAGGGAAAATTGATTGCATTATCGCATACGAGCAATTTGATGATCAGAAAAATGGCGAATTAAATTCCGTAATTATTAAAGATTACTATAAGCAATTAAAGCAGTTAGCAAGCGAGCTGAATGCAGATGAAACCAAAATTTTTGAATTGATATTCCGCTTGCCGAATGTGATTACTAGTACCAAGGAAGAACTAACCGAAAAACAATGGAAGCAAATTGAAAAATTAGTGGAAGATGCTTGTAATGCAGTGCAAAATTTTCGTACAACAGAAGGTGAACAATTAAAAGTGGATCTGCATAAACGCAATAAACTTATCTGTGAAATATTAGCTGAAATAGAAGTGTTGGATCCGGAACGTGTGGTTACATTTAAAAATAGTTTGATGACAGATTTGCGATCTTCTCAAGCTGCGGAACAAGTAGATATAAATAGATTTGAGCAAGAGGTAATTTATTATCTGGAGAAAATGGATATTACTGAAGAGATAACCCGACTGCGTTCGCATTGTGATTATTTTGAAGAAGTGTTAAAGGAAGCAGTTACGGAGAAAGGAAAAAAATTAGGTTTTATTACTCAGGAAATGGGAAGAGAAATAAATACAATTGGAAGTAAAGCCTATCATGCTGAAATGCAAAAATGTGTGGTGCGCATGAAAGATGAATTGGAAAAAATTAAAGAACAACTCAATAATGTGTTGTGA
- a CDS encoding DMT family transporter has translation MPWNKHSSNTPLAHTYILAANILYGLNYVIAKVALQVIPAFGLVLTRVTIPLVLFFIFHKIFIREKVDRKDHLLLFLCGLFGVAANQLMFIKGLSLTSEIHASLLMITTPILVMVASWFVLKETVTWRKIIGIIIGGFGVYLLVQGGTNETQSTSTVSGDLLIVGNAAVYAIFLVIAKPLMQKYSPFTIALWIFFYGWFIVFPFGIREFLSVDWMHLDTPIFSAWLYVVFGATLLAYVFNVLGLKYGTPTLVSIYIYMQPVIATVVAVILGTDILTLPKVIASLCIFTGVAIVSFEIGKTFLKKTTVTRKINN, from the coding sequence ATGCCGTGGAACAAGCATAGTTCAAACACCCCATTAGCTCATACCTACATCCTTGCCGCCAATATTTTATATGGATTGAATTATGTGATTGCCAAAGTAGCATTGCAAGTAATTCCTGCTTTTGGATTGGTGTTGACCAGAGTTACAATTCCCTTAGTGCTTTTCTTTATTTTTCATAAAATTTTTATTCGTGAAAAAGTGGATCGCAAAGATCATCTCCTGCTTTTTCTATGTGGATTATTTGGTGTAGCAGCCAATCAATTAATGTTTATAAAAGGATTGAGTCTTACCAGTGAAATTCATGCTTCATTACTTATGATTACCACACCGATTTTGGTAATGGTTGCCAGTTGGTTTGTATTGAAAGAAACTGTTACCTGGCGAAAAATTATTGGGATTATTATCGGTGGGTTTGGTGTGTATTTATTGGTACAGGGAGGTACAAATGAAACGCAATCCACATCCACTGTTTCCGGCGATCTTTTAATAGTGGGCAATGCTGCTGTCTATGCAATATTTCTGGTAATTGCCAAACCATTGATGCAAAAATATTCACCTTTTACAATTGCACTCTGGATATTTTTTTATGGTTGGTTTATTGTGTTTCCATTTGGTATAAGAGAATTTTTAAGTGTGGATTGGATGCATTTGGATACACCTATTTTTTCTGCATGGTTATATGTGGTGTTTGGTGCTACCTTGTTAGCCTATGTATTTAATGTGCTTGGATTAAAATATGGAACACCTACATTGGTGAGTATTTATATTTATATGCAACCGGTAATTGCAACTGTGGTAGCCGTAATATTAGGCACTGATATATTGACGTTACCTAAAGTAATTGCATCATTATGTATCTTCACGGGTGTTGCCATAGTGAGTTTTGAAATTGGTAAAACCTTTCTGAAAAAAACTACAGTAACAAGAAAAATAAACAACTAA